The proteins below are encoded in one region of Tomitella fengzijianii:
- the hisD gene encoding histidinol dehydrogenase: MPARVQLARLDLRGTTPSRARLRSELPRGGVDVDAVLHQVQPVVDDVRERGSAAALDLSEKFDGVRPPTVRVPRAQLDKALAELDSAVREALETSISRARTVHAAQRRTDVTTEVVPGGTVTERWVPVERVGLYVPGGNAVYPSSVVMNVVPAQQAGVGSLVVCSPPQARFDGLPHPTVLAAAAMLGVDEVWAVGGAQAVALLAFGGTDTADVDGSDDLAPVDMITGPGNIYVTAAKRLCRGVVGIDAEAGPTEIAVLADGTADPAHVAADLISQAEHDVMAASVLVTTSSALADAVDDAVNAQLTTTKHAERVATALSGRQSGIVLVDDIAQGLTVVDAYAAEHLEIQTEDARAVATRVRSAGAIFVGPWAPVSLGDYCAGSNHVLPTAGCARHSSGLSVQTFLRGIHVVDYSEQALEDVRHHVVALANAEDLPAHGEAVRLRFEPLTPRN; the protein is encoded by the coding sequence ATGCCCGCCCGCGTACAGCTCGCACGTCTCGACCTGCGAGGCACCACACCCTCACGCGCACGGCTGCGCTCCGAGCTGCCGCGCGGCGGAGTGGACGTGGACGCGGTGCTGCATCAAGTGCAGCCGGTGGTGGACGACGTGCGCGAGCGCGGCAGCGCCGCGGCGCTGGACTTGAGCGAGAAGTTCGACGGCGTCCGGCCGCCGACGGTCCGGGTCCCGCGCGCGCAATTGGACAAGGCCCTCGCCGAACTCGACTCCGCGGTCCGCGAAGCACTCGAAACGTCCATCTCCCGGGCCCGCACCGTGCACGCGGCGCAGCGCCGCACCGACGTCACCACCGAGGTGGTGCCCGGCGGCACGGTGACGGAACGCTGGGTTCCCGTGGAGCGCGTCGGCCTGTACGTGCCCGGCGGCAACGCCGTGTACCCGTCGTCGGTCGTGATGAACGTCGTCCCCGCCCAGCAGGCCGGGGTCGGATCGCTCGTGGTGTGCTCCCCGCCGCAGGCGCGGTTCGACGGCCTCCCGCACCCGACGGTCCTGGCTGCGGCCGCGATGCTGGGCGTCGACGAGGTGTGGGCCGTCGGCGGCGCGCAGGCCGTGGCGCTGCTGGCCTTCGGCGGCACCGATACTGCTGACGTCGACGGCTCCGACGACCTGGCCCCGGTGGACATGATCACCGGCCCCGGCAACATCTACGTCACCGCGGCCAAGAGGCTGTGCCGCGGCGTGGTGGGAATCGACGCCGAGGCCGGGCCCACCGAGATCGCCGTCCTCGCCGACGGCACCGCCGACCCCGCGCATGTCGCGGCGGACCTGATCAGCCAGGCCGAGCACGATGTCATGGCGGCCAGCGTCCTCGTCACCACATCCTCGGCGCTCGCGGACGCGGTCGACGACGCCGTGAACGCGCAGCTGACCACCACCAAGCACGCTGAACGGGTCGCCACCGCCCTGTCCGGTCGGCAGTCCGGGATCGTGCTGGTCGACGACATCGCGCAGGGGCTCACGGTGGTCGACGCCTACGCGGCCGAGCACCTCGAGATCCAGACCGAGGATGCGCGGGCGGTGGCGACGCGCGTCCGGTCGGCGGGCGCGATCTTCGTGGGGCCCTGGGCGCCGGTGAGCCTGGGCGACTACTGCGCCGGCTCCAACCACGTGCTGCCCACAGCGGGGTGCGCGCGGCACTCGTCGGGCCTCAGCGTGCAGACCTTCCTGCGGGGGATCCACGTGGTCGACTACTCCGAGCAGGCGCTGGAGGACGTCCGCCACCATGTGGTCGCGTTGGCGAACGCCGAGGACCTGCCCGCCCATGGCGAGGCGGTGCGGCTGCGCTTCGAACCGCTCACGCCCCGCAACTGA
- the nadC gene encoding carboxylating nicotinate-nucleotide diphosphorylase, with amino-acid sequence MHEAEAGATASGYDVEATRTLIRVALDEDLRYGPDITTDATIPADARGEAAVVSREHGVVAGVGVALLVLDEVLGADGFRVLARVADGTAVAPGTEVLRIDAPARGMLTAERTMLNLLCHLSGIASETARWVAAVDGTECRIRDSRKTLPGLRDLQKYAVRVGGGVNHRMGLGDQALIKDNHVAAAGSIVGALRAVRAAAPGVPCEVEVDTLEQLDAVLAERAELVLLDNFPVWQTQIAVQRRDVVSPGTRLESSGGLAFGAAADYARTGVDYLAVGALTHSVRVLDLGLDM; translated from the coding sequence ATGCACGAGGCGGAAGCGGGTGCGACGGCCTCCGGCTACGACGTGGAGGCGACGCGCACCCTGATCCGCGTCGCGCTCGATGAGGACCTGCGCTACGGGCCGGACATCACCACCGACGCGACGATCCCCGCGGACGCGCGCGGCGAGGCGGCCGTCGTGAGCCGTGAGCACGGCGTGGTCGCCGGCGTCGGCGTGGCCCTGCTCGTGCTCGACGAGGTGCTGGGTGCGGACGGCTTCCGGGTCCTCGCCCGCGTCGCTGACGGCACCGCCGTCGCGCCGGGCACCGAGGTGCTGCGCATCGACGCCCCGGCGCGCGGGATGCTCACCGCGGAGCGCACGATGCTGAACCTGCTGTGCCATCTGTCCGGCATCGCCTCGGAGACGGCCCGCTGGGTGGCCGCCGTCGACGGCACCGAATGCCGCATCCGCGACAGCCGCAAGACCCTGCCCGGCCTGCGCGATCTGCAGAAGTACGCGGTGCGCGTCGGTGGCGGGGTCAACCACCGCATGGGGCTCGGCGACCAGGCGCTGATCAAGGACAACCACGTGGCGGCAGCCGGCTCGATCGTCGGAGCGCTTCGGGCGGTGCGCGCGGCGGCGCCGGGGGTGCCCTGCGAGGTGGAGGTGGACACGCTCGAGCAGCTCGACGCCGTGCTCGCCGAGCGTGCCGAGCTGGTGCTGCTGGACAACTTCCCGGTGTGGCAGACGCAGATCGCCGTGCAGCGGCGCGACGTCGTGTCGCCCGGGACCCGGCTCGAGTCGTCGGGCGGGCTGGCGTTCGGGGCCGCCGCCGACTATGCCCGGACCGGCGTCGACTATCTGGCCGTCGGCGCGCTCACACATTCGGTGCGGGTACTGGACCTGGGTCTCGACATGTGA